One part of the Leucobacter triazinivorans genome encodes these proteins:
- a CDS encoding uracil-xanthine permease family protein: MALPWKLHGDGKRVSPDAIVLPEERMTWPRTIGFGAQHVVAMFGATFLVPLLTGFPPTATLFFSGLGTLLFLLLTGNRLPSYLGSSFAFLAPIWVATGVGPGAAATPEGLARASFGILAMGVLMAIVGIVVAKWGTGWINALMPPVVMGGVVALIGFNLARAVKNNWLGNPDANPDVNQGLHSTAALITIVSILLITVLFRGIIGRLSIVLGMVVGYVAAALMGIVDFSGVEAAAWVGLPDFHAPGNPFADPSLWGLLPSFLPVVLVLVAENVGHVKSVGLMIERDLDPVTGRALLADGVSTVLAGFGGGSATTTYGENIGVMAATRVYSTAAYWVAGIIAVLLGFSPKVGALIFSVPAGVLGGVTVALYGLIGLIGVKIWIDNKVDFSKPINQFSAAIPLIVGIADFGLQLGSEGQPVVFNGIALGTIAAIGVYHLMNGLAKARGGEVEVADPVVTGATGAADATGAPDATGAARVPDTK; encoded by the coding sequence ATGGCGCTGCCCTGGAAGCTGCACGGAGACGGCAAGCGCGTCTCGCCCGACGCGATCGTGCTCCCCGAGGAGCGCATGACCTGGCCGCGCACCATCGGGTTCGGCGCGCAGCACGTGGTCGCCATGTTCGGCGCCACCTTCCTCGTGCCGCTGCTGACGGGCTTCCCGCCCACCGCGACGCTGTTCTTCTCGGGGCTCGGCACCCTGCTCTTCCTGCTGCTCACCGGCAACCGCCTGCCCAGCTACCTGGGATCCTCCTTCGCGTTCCTCGCGCCGATCTGGGTGGCGACCGGGGTCGGACCGGGCGCGGCGGCGACGCCCGAGGGCCTCGCGCGGGCCTCCTTCGGCATCCTCGCCATGGGGGTGCTCATGGCGATCGTCGGCATCGTCGTGGCCAAGTGGGGCACCGGCTGGATCAACGCGCTCATGCCGCCCGTCGTGATGGGCGGAGTGGTCGCGCTGATCGGCTTCAACCTCGCGCGGGCGGTGAAGAACAACTGGCTGGGCAACCCGGATGCGAATCCGGACGTCAATCAGGGGCTGCACTCGACGGCTGCGCTCATCACGATCGTCTCGATCCTGCTCATCACGGTGCTGTTCCGGGGCATCATCGGCCGTCTGTCGATCGTGCTCGGCATGGTCGTCGGCTACGTCGCCGCCGCGCTGATGGGCATCGTCGACTTCTCGGGCGTCGAGGCCGCGGCCTGGGTGGGCCTTCCCGATTTCCATGCGCCGGGCAACCCGTTCGCAGACCCGTCGCTGTGGGGGCTGCTGCCCTCGTTCTTGCCGGTGGTGCTCGTGCTCGTCGCCGAGAACGTCGGCCACGTGAAGAGCGTGGGGCTCATGATCGAGCGGGATCTCGACCCGGTGACCGGCCGCGCCCTGCTCGCCGATGGTGTCTCGACCGTGCTCGCGGGCTTCGGCGGAGGATCGGCCACCACCACCTACGGCGAGAACATCGGCGTGATGGCGGCGACCCGCGTCTACTCCACCGCGGCCTACTGGGTGGCGGGCATCATCGCGGTGCTGCTCGGCTTCTCGCCGAAGGTGGGCGCGCTGATCTTCTCGGTGCCCGCAGGCGTGCTCGGCGGCGTGACCGTGGCTCTGTACGGCCTCATCGGCCTCATCGGCGTGAAGATCTGGATCGACAACAAGGTCGACTTCTCGAAGCCGATCAATCAGTTCTCGGCAGCGATCCCGCTGATCGTGGGCATCGCGGACTTCGGGCTGCAGCTCGGATCCGAGGGACAGCCCGTGGTCTTCAACGGCATCGCGCTCGGCACGATCGCGGCGATCGGGGTCTACCACCTCATGAACGGGCTCGCGAAGGCGCGCGGAGGCGAAGTGGAGGTTGCCGACCCGGTGGTCACGGGCGCGACGGGCGCCGCCGACGCGACGGGCGCTCCCGATGCCACGGGTGCGGCGCGCGTCCCCGACACGAAGTAG
- a CDS encoding AAA family ATPase, which produces MWSVDRRRRPDRDRGENGVEEAGANAAQPRNDGALATAPDPAPAPAEPGSAADLAAQLTGPVSLVDAYADEHADWRRELARIGGRNPLLHFDDRQANRIELSTTHPGGLPQFITGNKILLSALIRDDLALRHARAAAGRVTDKAIEMRTVRGLETVNLGIGIAKWTFEGEDFCAPVLLRPLAIRRYGRDFELKLKQFPVVNSELIRVLREQFGITLDARALIELSQSEGVFKPQPVIDRLRQMVAGVPEFLVQPRLVVSSFHNVSQRMAADATSLDTPILAAVCGSEPARRQLTQSYQPVNPTPPDERSPDTDRCLYDADAEQDDVLAQIDAGHSLVVHTLPGTGGTQTVVNAIGNLVRAGKRVLVVSPRRATLDGISHRLTRAGLAGLSVSPRRLRRNLVEAISRNENARPEQLRDVDEALTRLRGALLDYQTALSEPDGRFGVSPLDALRRLTVLALGERPPSTTVRLDDQALGQLTLDRSSVAEALTEVARLGQFQYGPADSPWYGVDFGTTEEARSAYALAVDLAESQLPRLISMANEVVSQTSMRPYETIAELGVYLRLLMGIRDTLDRFTPEVYDRSLTEVIAAHAPRGGDEMSSANKRRLRKLAREYVRPGVHITDMYSRLVQIQQQRVLWQRYTTVVGARPEVPLGIADVVVAFQSAYQDLDQLDRVLGVTADADRLKNLSLARLASRISDLARESEVLQNIQERTTIVERLRAAHLESLLDDLSARHVPAEDVAAELELAWWQSALERMLQTNPALLSANTSVIERLEADFRLVDDAHSGANGSILAGSLADAWRVAVLDHKQEALSMREALRSGYVSAGALAQRAPHLLGVLAPVWTMSPYEVAQLPESMPFDTVLLVDAGATTLVENLGAIRRADQVVAFGDTMTQTPSRFEISVGEHVDAGEDDAGSLHEQSAFAQLGEVLPTLTLTRSYRAGGEDLTHLVNTRFYDGAIQSLPWAGSFLGHSSLTYEFVRGGQGLPDQHTGAVESTDAEVERVVQLVLEHASERAGESLMVITASERHAVRVYQAVLQAFSKFPQYREFLLGERAEPFAVLTLEQATAQSRDRVIFSIGYGRTPHGRVLSNFGGLGRPGGERLLAVAMTRARRAMTIVSCFKPEDLDTARIRHGVVELAELLAFEHPDPEPPSLPAERDPMLGELADRLEAMGLNVAIDYRGAIPLAASLGDRAIAIDIDLGAGGEGGDSLRDTLRLRPAVLRRLGWHYHRVQSFDLFADPDEVARRIARIVGYDADADADAAGTATASAAAAPAGAAAEQ; this is translated from the coding sequence GTGTGGAGTGTTGATCGGCGACGGCGGCCCGACAGGGATCGCGGCGAGAACGGTGTTGAGGAGGCAGGCGCGAATGCGGCTCAGCCTCGAAACGACGGCGCGCTCGCGACCGCGCCCGATCCCGCGCCGGCCCCTGCGGAACCCGGGTCCGCGGCCGACCTGGCGGCGCAGTTGACCGGCCCCGTCTCGCTCGTCGATGCCTACGCCGACGAGCACGCGGACTGGCGGCGCGAACTCGCGCGCATCGGCGGGCGCAACCCGCTGCTGCACTTCGACGACCGGCAGGCCAACCGCATCGAGCTCTCCACCACGCACCCCGGCGGCCTGCCCCAGTTCATCACCGGCAACAAGATCCTGCTGTCGGCCCTGATCCGCGACGATCTGGCGCTGCGCCACGCGCGCGCCGCCGCCGGCCGGGTCACCGACAAGGCGATCGAGATGCGCACGGTGCGCGGCCTCGAGACCGTCAACCTCGGCATCGGCATCGCCAAGTGGACCTTCGAGGGCGAGGACTTCTGCGCTCCCGTGCTGCTGCGGCCGCTCGCGATCCGCCGTTACGGCCGCGACTTCGAGCTCAAGCTCAAGCAGTTCCCCGTCGTCAACTCCGAACTGATCCGGGTGCTGCGCGAGCAGTTCGGGATCACGCTCGACGCGCGCGCCCTCATCGAGCTGTCGCAGTCGGAGGGGGTCTTCAAACCCCAGCCGGTGATCGACCGCCTGCGGCAGATGGTCGCGGGCGTGCCGGAGTTCCTGGTGCAGCCGCGCCTCGTGGTGTCCTCGTTCCACAACGTTTCGCAGCGCATGGCTGCGGATGCGACGAGCCTGGACACCCCGATCCTCGCCGCGGTCTGCGGCAGCGAGCCGGCACGGCGGCAGCTCACCCAGTCGTACCAGCCCGTCAACCCCACGCCGCCCGACGAGCGCTCGCCGGACACGGATCGCTGCCTCTACGACGCAGACGCCGAGCAGGACGACGTGCTCGCCCAGATCGACGCCGGGCACTCGCTCGTGGTGCACACCCTGCCGGGAACGGGCGGCACGCAGACGGTCGTCAACGCCATCGGCAACCTGGTGCGCGCCGGCAAGCGCGTGCTCGTGGTGTCGCCGCGTCGCGCGACGCTCGACGGCATCTCGCACCGTCTGACGCGCGCCGGCCTCGCGGGCCTCTCGGTGAGCCCGCGCCGCCTGCGCCGCAACCTCGTCGAGGCCATCAGCCGCAACGAGAACGCCCGCCCCGAGCAGCTGCGAGACGTCGACGAGGCCCTTACCCGCCTGCGCGGCGCACTGCTCGACTACCAGACCGCGCTCTCCGAGCCCGACGGGCGCTTCGGCGTCTCGCCGCTCGACGCGCTGCGCCGACTGACCGTGCTGGCACTCGGCGAACGACCGCCGAGCACCACGGTGCGGCTCGACGATCAGGCGCTCGGCCAGCTCACGCTCGACCGGTCGTCGGTGGCGGAGGCGCTCACCGAGGTCGCCAGGCTCGGCCAGTTCCAGTACGGTCCGGCCGATTCGCCCTGGTACGGCGTCGACTTCGGCACGACCGAGGAGGCCCGCTCGGCCTACGCGCTCGCGGTCGACCTCGCCGAGTCGCAGCTGCCTCGGCTGATCTCGATGGCCAACGAGGTGGTCAGTCAGACCTCCATGCGGCCCTACGAGACGATCGCCGAGCTGGGTGTGTATCTGCGCCTGCTCATGGGGATCCGGGACACGCTCGACCGCTTCACGCCCGAGGTCTACGATCGCTCGCTCACCGAGGTGATCGCGGCCCACGCGCCGCGCGGCGGCGACGAGATGTCGTCGGCCAACAAGCGCCGGCTGCGCAAGCTCGCCCGGGAGTACGTGCGGCCGGGCGTGCACATCACCGACATGTACTCGCGCCTGGTGCAGATCCAGCAGCAGCGCGTGCTGTGGCAGCGCTACACGACGGTCGTCGGCGCTCGGCCCGAGGTGCCGCTGGGCATCGCCGACGTGGTCGTCGCATTCCAGTCGGCGTATCAGGATCTCGACCAGCTCGACCGCGTGCTCGGCGTGACCGCCGACGCGGATCGGCTCAAGAACCTCTCGCTCGCGCGCCTGGCGAGCCGCATCTCGGATCTCGCGCGCGAGTCGGAGGTGCTGCAGAACATCCAGGAGCGCACCACCATCGTGGAGCGGCTGCGCGCGGCGCACCTCGAATCGCTGCTCGACGACCTGTCGGCGCGGCACGTTCCGGCGGAGGACGTCGCCGCCGAGCTCGAACTGGCCTGGTGGCAGTCGGCCCTTGAGCGCATGCTGCAGACGAACCCAGCACTGCTCAGCGCCAACACCAGCGTGATCGAGCGTCTCGAGGCCGATTTCCGGCTGGTCGACGACGCTCACTCGGGCGCCAACGGTTCGATCCTCGCCGGCTCGCTCGCCGACGCCTGGCGGGTCGCCGTGCTCGACCACAAGCAGGAGGCGCTCTCGATGCGCGAGGCGCTGCGCAGCGGGTACGTCTCGGCCGGGGCGCTCGCGCAGCGCGCACCCCATCTGCTGGGGGTGCTCGCGCCCGTGTGGACGATGTCGCCGTACGAGGTGGCGCAGCTGCCCGAGTCGATGCCGTTCGACACGGTGCTGCTCGTGGATGCCGGTGCGACGACGCTCGTCGAGAACCTGGGGGCGATTCGACGCGCGGATCAGGTCGTGGCGTTCGGCGACACGATGACGCAGACGCCGTCGCGCTTCGAGATCTCGGTCGGGGAGCACGTGGACGCGGGCGAGGACGACGCCGGTTCGCTGCACGAGCAGTCCGCGTTCGCACAGCTCGGCGAGGTGCTGCCGACGCTCACGCTGACGCGCAGCTACCGCGCCGGTGGAGAGGATCTCACCCACCTCGTCAACACGCGCTTCTACGACGGGGCGATCCAGTCGCTCCCGTGGGCGGGGAGTTTCCTGGGGCACTCCAGCCTCACCTACGAGTTCGTGCGCGGCGGTCAGGGGCTGCCGGATCAGCACACGGGCGCGGTGGAGAGCACCGACGCCGAGGTGGAGCGGGTCGTGCAGCTGGTACTCGAGCACGCGAGCGAGCGGGCCGGCGAGTCGCTGATGGTGATCACCGCGAGCGAGCGACACGCGGTGCGCGTGTACCAGGCGGTGCTGCAGGCATTCTCGAAGTTTCCGCAGTACCGCGAGTTCCTGCTGGGTGAGCGGGCGGAGCCGTTCGCCGTGCTCACGCTCGAGCAGGCGACGGCGCAGAGCCGGGATCGGGTGATCTTCTCGATCGGGTACGGGCGCACCCCGCACGGGCGCGTGCTCTCGAACTTCGGCGGATTGGGACGCCCGGGCGGGGAACGGCTGCTCGCCGTCGCGATGACCCGGGCTCGGCGCGCGATGACCATCGTGAGCTGTTTCAAACCCGAGGATCTGGACACGGCGCGGATCAGGCACGGCGTGGTGGAGCTGGCCGAGCTGCTGGCGTTCGAGCACCCGGATCCCGAGCCGCCGTCGCTGCCCGCCGAGCGAGACCCGATGCTCGGGGAGCTGGCCGACCGGCTCGAAGCGATGGGGCTCAACGTCGCGATCGACTACCGCGGTGCGATTCCGCTCGCCGCCTCTCTCGGTGATCGGGCTATCGCGATCGACATCGACTTGGGGGCCGGCGGCGAGGGAGGCGACAGTCTGCGCGACACGCTCCGGCTGCGCCCTGCAGTGCTGCGCCGCCTGGGGTGGCACTACCACCGCGTGCAGAGCTTCGACCTCTTCGCGGATCCGGACGAGGTGGCCCGGCGCATCGCGCGCATCGTCGGCTACGATGCGGATGCGGATGCGGACGCGGCGGGGACCGCTACCGCGTCTGCTGCCGCGGCCCCGGCCGGGGCCGCTGCCGAGCAGTGA
- a CDS encoding FmdB family zinc ribbon protein, producing MPTYAYRCADCGHAFDVYQSFSDEALQVCPECSGKLRKVFGSLGVTFNGSGFYRTDSRSSASSGSSGSSASGGSTTGASSSSGGSGSGASSSAGAASGGSGSSTA from the coding sequence GTGCCTACCTATGCTTATCGCTGCGCCGACTGCGGCCACGCCTTCGACGTCTACCAGTCGTTCTCCGACGAGGCCCTGCAGGTCTGCCCGGAGTGCAGCGGCAAGCTGCGCAAGGTCTTCGGTTCGCTCGGGGTGACCTTCAACGGCTCCGGCTTCTACCGCACCGACTCGCGCTCGAGCGCGTCGAGCGGCTCGAGCGGCTCGAGTGCGTCGGGCGGTTCGACTACCGGTGCGTCGAGCTCATCGGGCGGGTCGGGATCCGGCGCCTCGAGCAGCGCCGGCGCTGCATCGGGCGGCTCGGGATCCTCCACGGCCTGA
- a CDS encoding 5-formyltetrahydrofolate cyclo-ligase, whose translation MGEQPNADEATKREVRAAVRTRRRRMSDGDRAAAAAALTTRLVDLVERSGARTVTGFASLPDEPDTGGFLAWAATHDVAVLLPVVRPSGQLDWVPSTGRLAPGPLGIPEPLGDPVDADALARVDLMLIPACAVDRRGVRLGWGGGYFDRLLGGLAPRPPVYAVVFDEDLLPRLPREAHDVPVDGVVTPSGVRRLGAFGGPGPAPDPGNTG comes from the coding sequence ATGGGCGAACAGCCGAACGCCGACGAGGCGACCAAGCGAGAGGTGCGCGCCGCCGTGCGCACCCGGCGGCGCCGGATGAGCGACGGGGATCGCGCCGCAGCGGCGGCCGCGCTCACGACGCGGCTCGTCGACCTCGTCGAGCGATCGGGAGCGCGGACCGTCACCGGCTTCGCCTCGCTGCCTGACGAGCCCGATACCGGGGGGTTTCTGGCGTGGGCCGCGACACACGATGTCGCAGTGCTGCTGCCCGTCGTCAGGCCGAGCGGACAGCTGGACTGGGTGCCGTCGACCGGCCGCCTGGCGCCGGGGCCGCTCGGCATCCCGGAGCCGCTCGGCGATCCGGTCGATGCCGACGCACTCGCTCGCGTCGACCTCATGCTCATCCCCGCGTGCGCCGTCGATCGCCGAGGGGTACGGCTCGGCTGGGGCGGAGGGTACTTCGACCGCCTCCTCGGCGGGCTCGCCCCTCGGCCCCCCGTCTATGCGGTGGTCTTCGATGAGGATCTGCTGCCGCGGTTGCCCCGCGAGGCCCACGACGTGCCGGTCGACGGCGTCGTCACGCCGAGCGGGGTGCGCCGTCTCGGGGCCTTCGGCGGCCCGGGCCCGGCTCCGGACCCGGGGAACACCGGCTAA
- the galU gene encoding UTP--glucose-1-phosphate uridylyltransferase GalU, with amino-acid sequence MTDAQVSRGSVTKAVVPAAGLGTRFLPATKAMPKEMLPIVDKPAIQYVVEEAASAGLDDVLIITGRNKTNISNHFDSVPELEHALERKGDADKLSKVHEPNELADVHLLRQGQPLGLGHAVACARKHVGDASFAVLLGDDLIDARDPLLDRMIAEHDARRATVIALMEVPRESIHLYGCAAVEATDDPDVVRVTALVEKPAADEAPSNLAVIGRYVLRPEIFDILDELPPGRGGEIQLTDALNRLAEGAGEGPVYGVVFRGRRYDTGDRADWIKANVLLGVDHDELGDEIRSWILDFADRLRSQDANG; translated from the coding sequence ATGACAGATGCACAGGTTTCGCGGGGTTCGGTGACGAAGGCGGTCGTTCCGGCGGCGGGGTTGGGAACACGGTTCCTGCCCGCGACGAAGGCGATGCCGAAGGAGATGCTGCCGATCGTGGACAAGCCCGCGATCCAGTACGTGGTCGAGGAGGCCGCCTCCGCGGGCCTCGACGACGTGCTCATCATCACGGGGCGCAACAAGACCAACATCTCGAATCACTTCGACAGCGTGCCCGAGCTGGAGCACGCGCTGGAGCGCAAGGGCGACGCCGACAAGCTCAGCAAGGTGCACGAGCCCAATGAGCTCGCAGACGTGCACCTGCTGCGACAGGGGCAACCGCTCGGCCTGGGCCACGCGGTGGCGTGCGCGCGCAAGCACGTGGGCGATGCCTCGTTCGCGGTGCTGCTGGGCGATGACCTGATCGATGCGCGAGACCCGCTGCTGGATCGCATGATCGCCGAGCACGACGCGCGCCGGGCCACCGTGATCGCGCTGATGGAGGTGCCGCGGGAGTCGATCCACCTCTACGGATGCGCGGCGGTCGAGGCGACCGACGACCCCGACGTGGTGCGGGTGACCGCACTGGTAGAGAAGCCCGCGGCCGACGAGGCGCCGTCGAATCTCGCGGTGATCGGCCGGTACGTGCTGCGTCCCGAGATCTTCGACATCCTCGACGAGCTGCCCCCGGGGCGCGGCGGCGAGATCCAGCTCACCGACGCGCTCAACCGCCTCGCCGAGGGTGCGGGCGAGGGGCCGGTGTACGGGGTCGTGTTCCGCGGACGGCGGTACGACACCGGAGATCGCGCCGACTGGATCAAGGCCAACGTGCTGCTGGGCGTCGACCACGACGAACTCGGCGACGAGATCCGCTCCTGGATCCTCGACTTCGCCGATCGTCTCAGGTCCCAGGACGCGAACGGCTGA
- a CDS encoding GNAT family N-acetyltransferase — protein MAPLGRPIEEPALLQHGRVALRVIHRRDADPLRSLLERNRQWLRRWEATHPSGRGAEPGSVSMRPTVRLLRRQLSLGSGVPFVVLHDGEVVGQLSVSEVSGGALQSAQLGYWVSEHVAGRGIAPIAVALAIDYLFHELGLHRVEICIRPENTASLRVVEKLGLRAEGRRDAYIHIDGAWRDHDCFAVTREESGGTLLGRLS, from the coding sequence GTGGCCCCGCTCGGCCGTCCCATCGAGGAGCCCGCGCTGCTGCAGCACGGCCGGGTGGCCCTGCGTGTCATTCACCGTCGCGACGCCGATCCTCTCCGCAGCCTGCTCGAGCGCAACCGCCAGTGGTTGCGGCGCTGGGAGGCGACGCACCCCTCGGGCCGCGGTGCGGAGCCCGGGTCGGTGTCGATGCGGCCGACCGTGCGGCTGCTGCGGCGGCAACTGAGCCTCGGCAGCGGCGTGCCGTTCGTGGTGCTCCATGACGGTGAGGTCGTGGGGCAGCTCAGCGTGTCGGAGGTGAGCGGCGGGGCGCTGCAGTCGGCGCAGCTCGGGTACTGGGTCTCTGAGCACGTCGCCGGTCGCGGCATCGCCCCGATCGCGGTCGCGCTGGCCATCGACTATCTCTTCCACGAGCTCGGCTTGCACCGCGTGGAGATCTGCATCCGTCCCGAGAACACGGCGTCGCTGCGCGTCGTCGAGAAACTGGGACTGCGCGCCGAGGGCCGGCGCGACGCGTACATCCACATCGACGGTGCCTGGCGAGACCACGACTGCTTCGCGGTGACCCGCGAGGAATCGGGGGGAACGCTGCTCGGCCGGCTGTCCTGA
- a CDS encoding peptidase inhibitor family I36 protein yields MFRNNQSRVAISGIVGAALLVGGLAAAGPANAAIDLYQYKNYGGTVYNAGHGYKPNLGTFDDKTSSLKVRGGDVATLYQFVNYSGQKSTKFSIGSPDLSTWSFPSGGTWDNRTSSVY; encoded by the coding sequence GTGTTTCGAAACAATCAATCTAGAGTTGCCATCAGTGGTATTGTCGGTGCCGCGCTCCTGGTGGGTGGCCTCGCCGCAGCCGGGCCGGCAAACGCGGCAATTGACCTGTATCAATATAAGAACTACGGTGGGACCGTCTACAACGCCGGGCACGGCTATAAGCCAAACCTCGGTACCTTCGACGACAAGACTTCGTCACTCAAAGTCCGCGGCGGTGATGTCGCGACGCTCTATCAGTTTGTGAACTACAGTGGCCAGAAGTCGACGAAGTTCAGCATCGGGTCGCCAGACCTGAGTACGTGGTCGTTCCCGAGTGGTGGGACCTGGGACAATCGGACCTCCAGCGTCTACTGA
- a CDS encoding ATP-binding cassette domain-containing protein has product MSDERPVILRLAGISRRYSGAENAPALSDVTLTVREGEFVAIVGASGAGKSTLLNLLGLLDTPSTGTYVVAGRRIDELDERARDRLRASTFGFVFQDSHMLLKETVAGNAALGLSINDVDPALRPGIVAAALDTVGLLEKAGDLAGNVSGGERQRVAIARAIATAPKILLADEPTGALDTANSTRVARMLRDLNRDGVTVIMITHDPSIARTADRVIEISDGKVLSDEATADQATVRGRRPPETRELPAATQSSWSRVRERIGAAISHHTVHAARAALLLLAFTVGSGGLVTAIGLSQSAAAQVVGRLDSAALDEFLVVPKNTPTAIRTELALPDDAPASQVAEVAQQRLRGLDGVLSVGLTSIAEFDEGVTLLNPAMVAEQPVLSPQIRVADREYLRLRGVSLGTEHESMRLFERNAEAPAVILGPALAERLGYADQVPGSQLWIGSTSAAIIGVIGELGEEPQLASALIVNPALAAVVSAADPTLIVQTEPGLPAGLAEVVGATVAPGDPSLFTAETVADLRSLTQGVASDLVSLITIVSWVLLVLSSLSAATAAYLSVHARAAEIALRRAVGESKRSIWGQFVLEGVLVGLLGGVLGSALGVVMLVVFAAQQGWTPTFNFAFLGVGVAAGACTGIIASLYPAALAAQQDPALAVRGT; this is encoded by the coding sequence GTGTCGGATGAACGACCCGTGATCCTGCGCCTTGCCGGGATCAGCAGACGCTACAGCGGTGCCGAGAACGCGCCGGCATTGTCGGATGTGACCTTGACGGTCCGAGAGGGGGAGTTCGTCGCGATCGTCGGTGCCTCCGGCGCCGGAAAATCGACGCTGCTGAACCTGCTCGGCTTGCTCGACACCCCGAGCACGGGGACCTACGTCGTCGCTGGTCGCAGGATCGACGAACTCGACGAGCGGGCACGCGACCGGCTGCGCGCCAGCACCTTCGGCTTCGTGTTCCAGGATTCCCACATGCTGCTCAAGGAGACGGTCGCGGGCAACGCCGCACTCGGACTCTCCATCAATGATGTGGACCCGGCACTCCGACCCGGCATCGTGGCAGCAGCACTCGACACGGTCGGCCTGCTCGAGAAGGCCGGAGATCTCGCCGGGAATGTATCCGGAGGAGAACGTCAGCGAGTCGCCATCGCTCGTGCGATCGCCACCGCTCCGAAGATCTTGCTCGCCGATGAGCCGACCGGAGCTCTGGATACCGCGAACTCAACGCGCGTCGCGCGAATGCTGCGGGATCTGAACCGCGACGGCGTAACCGTGATCATGATCACCCACGATCCGAGCATTGCCCGAACCGCCGATCGCGTGATCGAGATCAGTGACGGCAAGGTCCTCTCCGACGAGGCCACCGCCGACCAGGCTACGGTCCGGGGACGCCGCCCGCCCGAAACCCGCGAGCTCCCTGCGGCTACGCAGTCCTCCTGGTCACGAGTGCGGGAGCGGATCGGGGCAGCGATCTCCCATCACACCGTTCACGCGGCCCGCGCCGCGCTCCTGCTCCTGGCGTTCACCGTCGGCTCCGGAGGTCTCGTCACGGCGATCGGGTTGAGTCAGAGCGCTGCGGCCCAGGTCGTCGGGCGCCTGGACTCCGCTGCGCTCGATGAGTTCCTCGTCGTTCCGAAAAACACACCTACAGCGATCCGGACTGAGCTCGCTCTGCCCGATGACGCTCCCGCATCGCAGGTCGCGGAAGTCGCCCAGCAGCGGCTCCGCGGACTCGACGGGGTCCTGAGCGTCGGGCTCACCTCCATCGCGGAGTTCGATGAGGGGGTTACCCTGCTCAACCCCGCAATGGTCGCCGAGCAGCCGGTGCTCTCGCCGCAGATCCGAGTGGCAGATCGTGAATATCTGCGACTCCGAGGCGTGAGCCTGGGAACAGAGCACGAGTCGATGCGACTGTTCGAAAGAAACGCAGAAGCGCCGGCCGTTATTCTCGGCCCGGCACTCGCTGAGCGGCTGGGCTACGCCGACCAGGTGCCCGGATCTCAGCTCTGGATCGGTTCCACCTCCGCGGCGATCATCGGAGTGATCGGCGAGCTCGGCGAGGAGCCGCAGCTGGCCTCTGCGCTCATCGTCAACCCGGCCCTCGCCGCGGTCGTGTCGGCAGCGGACCCGACACTGATCGTGCAGACCGAACCCGGGCTCCCCGCAGGGCTCGCCGAGGTCGTCGGTGCGACGGTCGCCCCAGGCGACCCGTCGCTGTTCACCGCGGAGACCGTCGCCGATCTCCGATCGCTGACCCAAGGCGTCGCGTCGGATCTCGTATCGCTGATCACCATCGTCTCCTGGGTGCTGCTCGTGCTCTCGTCGCTGAGCGCCGCGACCGCAGCGTACCTCTCCGTGCACGCCCGCGCCGCGGAGATCGCCCTGCGCCGTGCAGTGGGGGAAAGCAAGCGCTCCATCTGGGGCCAGTTCGTGCTCGAGGGCGTACTCGTCGGGCTCCTCGGCGGCGTGCTCGGCAGTGCCCTGGGCGTCGTCATGCTCGTGGTGTTCGCGGCGCAACAGGGGTGGACGCCGACCTTCAACTTCGCGTTCCTCGGCGTCGGCGTTGCAGCAGGCGCCTGTACGGGCATCATCGCATCGTTGTACCCGGCTGCGCTCGCGGCACAGCAGGATCCGGCGCTCGCCGTGCGCGGAACCTGA
- a CDS encoding DUF305 domain-containing protein, with protein MNESEANSSPQEERAGVRKKYLRFGAMILTGMVVMYWTMFAGVWVWGDVRFSESRVFMAMTMGGAMGLVMLAWMLHMYRSTRANLAIVVVSLLLLGGGIALDRSQATVDDVDFMQGMIPHHSLAITRSERAQITDLRVCALARDISEAQRREILEMSWLIDDIRANGPAATPAAAEARAVPRFAVEAERQCAEGSRSG; from the coding sequence ATGAACGAGTCAGAGGCGAACAGCTCGCCGCAGGAGGAACGCGCCGGAGTCCGGAAGAAGTATCTGCGCTTCGGGGCCATGATCCTCACGGGAATGGTCGTCATGTACTGGACCATGTTCGCCGGCGTCTGGGTCTGGGGCGACGTGCGGTTCAGCGAGAGCCGCGTGTTCATGGCGATGACGATGGGCGGCGCGATGGGCCTCGTGATGCTCGCGTGGATGCTGCACATGTATCGCAGCACGCGCGCGAACCTCGCGATCGTGGTCGTGAGCCTCCTGCTGCTCGGCGGCGGGATCGCGCTCGACCGCAGTCAGGCGACCGTGGACGACGTGGACTTCATGCAGGGCATGATCCCGCACCACTCGCTCGCGATCACGCGCTCCGAGCGCGCGCAGATCACCGACCTTCGGGTGTGCGCGCTCGCGCGGGACATCAGCGAGGCGCAGCGCCGCGAGATCCTCGAGATGTCCTGGCTCATCGACGACATCCGCGCGAACGGGCCGGCGGCCACGCCGGCAGCCGCCGAGGCGCGGGCGGTCCCCCGTTTCGCAGTGGAGGCCGAGCGGCAGTGCGCCGAGGGATCCCGCAGCGGCTGA